DNA sequence from the Deinococcus humi genome:
GGGCCAGCAACGCGGAGGGCTCCCCAAACAGCTGGGCGCCCAGCGCTTCCGCCGTTCCCAGCGCCGTGGTGATGCCGAGTCCCTCGTGGCCCGTTGCCAGGAACACGCCGTCCAGGTGGGGATGCGGCCCGATCAGCGGCAGGTGGTCGGGCGTGGCGCAGCGTTGTCCGGTCCAGACGCGCAGCGCGGAGGTCCGGGCCAGCGCGGGCAGAAAGTCGGCGGCGCGGCGCAGCATCCGGCGCAGCAGCGGCCAGTCGATGTCGCGGTCTGGCCGCTCGAACTGACGGCTGGACCCGATCAGCAGTTGCCCGGTGGGGCGTGGCTGCACGTTGAAGGCCACGCTGTCCCCGTCTCCTCCATGGGCGCTTTTCAGATAGCCGAGTTCGACAAGCTGATGGTTGACCGCTGGGGCACCGCGTTCGGTGATGAGCAGGTGGCCCTTGCGCTGCCGCAACGGTAGCTCGGGCAGCAGTTCCGCGGCCCCGATGCCGTTTGCCACCACCACCACATCGGCGCGCAGAACCACGCCGCCCGCCAGCCGCACGCCACCGTCGGTCAGGGCCATCGCCGCCTCGCGCCGCAAGGTTGCGCCCGCCCGCTCCAGCAGAAACCGGGCCACCACCGGAGCGTAGACCACACTGTCGCCGGGGACGCGCAGGGCCCCGGCCAGTCCGGGACGCAGCTGTGGTTCGGTGCGGGACAGTTCGGCGGCGGTCAGCAGGGTCGCCCTGCGGCCCGCCGCCAGATACGCCTGACGTTTGGGCTCCACCGCCGCCAGTTCCTCGTCGTCGCTGGCCACCCACAGCGTGCCGCAGGTGTGGTAGTCGGCCTGCGGGGGCAGGGCCGGAGCCAGCGCCTCCCACAGTTCCAGGCTGCGGGCCGTCAGGGCCAGTTGCGCGGGGCTGTCGTCCATGACCACCAGATGACCCATGCTCGCCGCCGTCGCGCCGCCGCCGACCGGCCCCGGCTCCAGCACCGTCACCCGTGCGCCGCCGCGCGCCAGGGTGTCCGCGCAGGCCGCGCCTACCATGCCGCCGCCAATCACGATGGCGTGCAAGGCGCTCACCCCTCTCCTGGCCGGATGCCCCAGGCGAAGGGATCTTCGGGCTGCACGATCAGATCGCCCTGCATGGTCACAAAGGCCCGCCCAGTGATGACGGGATGCACCTGCCCGCTGTGCAACGAATACTGCCCCTCGAACACGCTGCCGATCACGCTCTCCTGCCGCCAGACCTGGCCGGGTGCCAGTCTGCCGTCCGCGGCCAGGCACGCCAGCTTGGCGCTGGTGCCCGTGCCGCAGGGGCTGCGGTCGTACGCGCCGCCAGGGCACATCACGAAGTTGCGGTTGACGCCGCCTGCATGGCTGAACAGCTCGATGTGGTCGATCTCCGCCCCACCTTCCCCGGTGATCCCCGCCTCCTCCAGGGCCTGACGAATCCGCAGCGTCTCGTCGGTCAGGGCCGGGAGAGTGTCCAGGCTCAGAACCCGCTCTCCCACGTCCACCAGAAAGAACCAGTTGCCGCCCCAGGCCACGTCGCCGCGCACCTCGCCCAGCCCTTCCACGCTGACCGCCACGTCCTGCAAATGCCGGAAGGCGGGCACGTTCGCCACGCTGACGCGGCCATCGTCATGCAGGGTGGCGGTCACCACACCCACCGGGGTCTCGATGCGGTGGGCGCCGGGACCGATGCGCCCCAGGTACGCCAGCGTCGTCACCACGCCCATCGTGCCGTGGCCGCACATGCCCAGCGGCCCGGCGTTGTTGAAATAGATCACTCCAGCCACGCAGTCCGGCGACCTGGGCGGCAGCAGCAGCGCACTGACCAGGACATCGTTGCCGCGAGGCTCCAGGTTGACCAGGGTGCGCCAGCGATCAAAGTCGCGCCCCAGGGCCTCGCGCTGCTGCGCCAGGGTCTCGCCCGGCAGTTCCGGAAAGCCGCCCAGCACCACGCGGGTCGGCTCGCCCGCCGAATGGGAATCCACAAAGCTGATCCGGTGCCTGACCGTGGAGACGGAAGTGGGGGCGAGCGACATGCCTCACGGTACGCCTGTCCTGGGTCCCCTGTCTTGGCGAACTTCGTGGGATTGGCCGCCGAATTCGGCACAATGGGCGTGCCTATGTTCTCCTCTGCTCCCAGCACCGGAAAACGGCCGGACCCCCTGCCACAGGAGATCCGGGACCTGGGCCTGGACGCCCTGCTGGACGTGCTGCACTATCTGCCCGACACCGTGGCCTTCGTGAAAGATGCACAGGGCCGCTACCTGTACGCCAACCGCACGCTGCTGGAGCGGCTGGGACGACCCAGCGTCCTGGGACTGCGGGCCAGCGAGGTCTTTCCGGCGT
Encoded proteins:
- a CDS encoding NAD(P)/FAD-dependent oxidoreductase, whose amino-acid sequence is MSALHAIVIGGGMVGAACADTLARGGARVTVLEPGPVGGGATAASMGHLVVMDDSPAQLALTARSLELWEALAPALPPQADYHTCGTLWVASDDEELAAVEPKRQAYLAAGRRATLLTAAELSRTEPQLRPGLAGALRVPGDSVVYAPVVARFLLERAGATLRREAAMALTDGGVRLAGGVVLRADVVVVANGIGAAELLPELPLRQRKGHLLITERGAPAVNHQLVELGYLKSAHGGDGDSVAFNVQPRPTGQLLIGSSRQFERPDRDIDWPLLRRMLRRAADFLPALARTSALRVWTGQRCATPDHLPLIGPHPHLDGVFLATGHEGLGITTALGTAEALGAQLFGEPSALLAHDFTPARFGRVPEAIHA
- a CDS encoding proline racemase family protein is translated as MSLAPTSVSTVRHRISFVDSHSAGEPTRVVLGGFPELPGETLAQQREALGRDFDRWRTLVNLEPRGNDVLVSALLLPPRSPDCVAGVIYFNNAGPLGMCGHGTMGVVTTLAYLGRIGPGAHRIETPVGVVTATLHDDGRVSVANVPAFRHLQDVAVSVEGLGEVRGDVAWGGNWFFLVDVGERVLSLDTLPALTDETLRIRQALEEAGITGEGGAEIDHIELFSHAGGVNRNFVMCPGGAYDRSPCGTGTSAKLACLAADGRLAPGQVWRQESVIGSVFEGQYSLHSGQVHPVITGRAFVTMQGDLIVQPEDPFAWGIRPGEG